Within the Barnesiella intestinihominis YIT 11860 genome, the region CTGCCAATAACTTGTTCACTTTGACTTCTTATCCGTATGTGGATCCGGAGGGTCCTTCGGGAGGAGCATATTATCCACAGTTGAGATCATTCACCTTTGGAGTGGAGCTTACTATAGGTAAAAATTGATTGTTCTATAATACATTAGATACATTTAGTTATGAAACGCTATATATATTATTTTATGATCATCGGTTTGCTTCCTGTTTTTAGTTGTACCGATGGATTGGATTTATATCCGAATGATAAAGTTACAGTAGATAATTATTGGAATACGGCAGAAGATGCTCTTCGTGCAGTGAATGCTACTTATAGTAATACCTTCCCTCAGAGCGATACGTATGGTTGCGATTTACTTTTCTTGGATGCGGCAAGCGATAATACCTATCCTCAACACAGCAATCAGTTTGGTAATTTTCAACAAATTGCATTGAATGCGTTCGAAGCGAACCATGCCGCGTTACAGGAATTATGGAATAGAAGATATGTTACGATAAGACGTTGTGCCGATTTTCTCGTGAATATCGGGAATGTAAATATGGATCCGATTTTAAAAAATCGCTATACGGCAGAGGTCTTGTTTCAACGTGCGTATGCTTATTATTACTTGATAGCTCAATTTGGAGATGTTCCATGGGTCGATCATCCATTGACGATACAGGAGGCATCTTCTATTCGGAGAACAGATAAATATGCGATTGCCAAACAGATAATAAGTGATTTGGATTACGCTACGGCAAATCTTCCGTCTTCTTATACAAATGAGGAAGACGATGGACGGGTAACGCGTTGGGCTGCATTTGCGTTGAAAAGCCGGATTTGCATGTTTATGGCTGGAGATTATCGCAAATCTTCCCCCGACCAGAAATGGTATTGGGAACAGGCTCGGGATGCAACGGATTCTGTTATTACAAAATCTGGAAAATCTCTTTATACTCCTAATAATCAATTGACCGGTGAAAGTTATAGAAAACTTTTTTATGACGACGCTGCGAGTGTAGGTAGTGGAGAAATAATTTACGATTCTCAGTTCACAAGTGCAGAGCGCGCTCTTTATGGCTGTACGGTGAAGATTGCTTGTATTAGTGATGGAGGTTGGAATTCGTGGGTTCCTACCCAATCTATGGTCGATGCATATGAAGTTAAGGTAAGTAATAGCGAAGCTTATCCGATTGACGATCCTCGTTCGAATTATAATCTTGACGATCCGTATGTGAATAGAGATCCTCGTTTGGCCGCTTCTATTTATTATACTGGTACAGGAGGAACGACCTTAGCTGGTAGTGAGTATAATAGTCAGCCCGGGAGTACGAGTGGAGATAAGATGGACCAACACAATGGCTCTCCGACGGGATATGGGTGGAAGAAATATGTAGATCCTAGTTTGATAGGAGTGTGGGATACTGGACATGATTTCCCTTTAATCCGTTTAGCAGAGGTTTATTTGGATGCAGCGGAAGCTCGGAATGAATTGGCAAATTCTCCGTCGGAAGATGCTAAAATAAGAAATTATTCGGGTATGACGAGATGGCGTGTAGGAATGCCCGATTTCCCTAATAATTTGACAAAAGATGAGATGAGAGAGCGAATAAGGAATGAGCGCCGGGTGGAATTGGCTTTTGAAGGTGCTCGCTTTTTTGACATTCGTCGCTGGGGAATTGCTGAAAATGTATTGAATGCCGAAGACGGTTGGATTATTGGTATGAAATTGGATAATGCCGGTGGATACCAGGTTGTAGAAAGTGGTAAATGGAAAGGCCATGTGAAAGTGAGACAACGCACGTTATTTACTTCCGATCAGTATGTTTGGCCTATTCCAAGCAGAGAAATCGAGTTAAATCCTAATTTAGAGGCGGAGCCGTTAATGGAAATCGAATAAATTCAAAATTTTTATGAACAAATATTTTAATATAGCAATTGTAACAGCATTGTCTGTTGCTATTACATCGTTCAAGGGAAATGCGATGTCTGATCTTTCGCAGTATGTCGATCCGTTTATCGGGGTCGATGGCGGCGGAAATGTATTTCCGGGGCCTTGTGTACCTTTTGGTATGGTAAAGGTGGGTCCTGACTGTGGTGGAAAAGATTGGAATGCGGGTTGGGATCGCGATGGGAATATACATGGGTTCAGTAATGTCCATGTGAGCGGGACCGGAGGAGGTTGTAAGTATGGAAATGTACTGTTTGCCCCGATTACCGGGAATCTTGATATGCAAGATTATTCATCTCCTCGAAATAATGAACATGTGGCGTTGGGGCTGTATGAGGTGGATTTGAAAAGATATGGCACATCGGCTAGATTGACGGCTTTGCAGCGTAGTGCAATGCATGAGTATACTTTTCCAGCGAGTGATGATTCAAAAATAATTATTGATTTGGGGAGTTTCTTGTCTTCTCATGAAAGACAATATTTAGTAGGCTCAGAAGTAAGGATTATTTCGGACAAAGAGATCGAGGGATATACTCGGGTTAGAGGAGGTTGGAATATAGGTGAGCCGTACACGGTTTATTTCTACGCTGTGTTTGATACTCCGTCCGATGATTGTGGTACATGGAAGAGCCATCGAGTTGAACCTGGGAAAAGAGAACAATATGATACCAGTGAACCGACAGGTGCTTATTTTTCCTATCGCACTTCTGATAAGCAGAAAGTTACGGTCAAAGTGGGCATCTCTTATTTAAGTACTGGGAAAGCGCGAATGAATTTGTCAGAAATGAATTCGTGGAATTTCGACGAGGTGAGAGCCGCCTGTGTGAGTCGTTGGAACGAGATATTGAACAAAATAGAGGTTAAAGGTAGTGACGAGCAGAAAAAGATTTTCTATACAGCTTTGTATCATAGCTATTTGCAGCCAGTAGACAAGACCGGAGAAAATTCGAAATGGATATCGGACGAACCGTATTACGATGATTACTATTGTATTTGGGATACATTTAGAGCGACACACCCTTTATTCACATTGTTGACGCCTTCTAAACAGGTAGATATGTTGCGTTCTTTGCTGGATATATATCGGTACGAAGGATATGCTCCCGATGCACGGAGTGGAGACGACAATGGCCGGGTGCAAGGTGGATCGAATGTCGATATACTTTTTACCGATGCTTATGTCAAAGGATTGAAAGGTATCGATTACGAATTGGCATTGGAGGCGATGATAAAGAACGCCGAAGTGTCTCCCGGTGATGACGAGCGAAAGGAAGGACGCGGCGGTATCAGTGATTATAATGAGAAGGGTTTTGTATCGACAAAATTCGAGCGCGCGGGGACTCGTACCATGGAGTATGCCAATTGTGACTATGCCATTGCTACATTGGCTCGTGGACTGAAAGAAAAAGAGATTGCCCAAAAGTATATGGAACGTTCCCGAAATTGGCAAAATTTGTGGAATCCCGATGTGGAAAGTTTGGGCTTTAAGGGCTTTGTGTGGCCTCGTTATAGCGACGGCTCTTGGTGGAGCGAAAATGATTATTCGGTTTTTCAAGGTGGAACATGGCCCGATTTCGTGTACGAGACGTTCTCGTGGGAGCTGTCTTTTTATGTTCCGCATGATGTGAATGCTCTCATCGAGAAATGTGGAGGGAAAGAGCAGTTCACCCGGAGGTTGGATACTTATTTTTCTCATGAGAAATGGGATCAACGGTGGTATATGGGGCTGTTCCAAATCTCGAACGAACCGGGATTTTTGACGCCTACCCTATATAATTACGTGGGTCGACCCGATAAAACGGCCGAGGTCGTGCGAAAGACGTTGAAGGAGCGTTACAATACGACGAAAGAAGGAATCCCCGGTAATGACGATTCGGGCTCAATGTCGTCGTGGTATGTCTTTCATGCTCTTGGTTTCTATCCCAATACCGGGCAGGATTTGTATTTGATATCCAGTCCCACGTTCGAGGAGGCTGTTATTCATTTGGAAAATGGGAGAGATTTATCGATCAAGGCGAAGAAAGCCAGCGATAAAAATATCTATGTTCAGTCGGTTAAACTGAACGGGGAGCCGTTGGACGCATGCTCGTTCAAACATACCGATATTGCCAATGGCGGGACATTGGAGTTTGTGATGGGCTCGAAACCGTCTAAGTGGGGAACCGTCGGAGTGGAAAATCAATTATAAGGAATAATTATGAAAAAAGTATTATCGATAGGACTTGCCATGCTGGCATTTTTCCCCATGTGCGTGGGGGCGAAAGAGTTGTTTGTGGATTCGCCGAATGGTAAAATATCGGTTACGGTGAGCATCGACTCCGTGATTGCGTGGAGTGCCTGTTTTGCCGATACCGAAATTATAGCTCCGTCTGAAATTTCGATGACCTTTCGGAATGGAGAGGCGATAGGCCGTAATCCTAGATTGAAAAAGTTTTCTGTCGAAAAGGTCGATGAGATTATCGATGCTGTTATTTATAAAAAGAGAGAGGTGATAGACCGATATAATGAATTGAAAATGCAATTTCGAAATTATAATTTGTACTTCCGAGCATATGACGATGGTGTGGCCTATCGTTGGGAGACAAATTTTAAATCGAAAGAGCCGGTAGCTGTGCAGTCTGAAAAAGCCGAGTTTTGTTTTGCCGGTGAAGACCACGATGTGACGGTAGGGTATGTGAGAGCCAATGAGAAAGATGTTTATTCTCAGTCTTTTGAAAATGAGTATCGAACGATTAATTTGAAAGGTATGTCTGATTTTTGGCCGGCTTTCGCTCCCATTCTCGTGGGGATGCCTAACGGAATAAAGGTGGCGATTACCGATGCTGATTTGATCGACTACCCGGGAATGTTTTTGAAGAAGACGGGAGATACTCGATTGACGGGCGATTTTGCTCCTTTTGTAAAGAAAGAGGTTCAAGGAGGTCATAATAACCTGCAAGCTCTTGTCGAGGAAAGAGCCGATTATCTGGCGGAAACGACCGGAAAAAGGTTCTATCCGTGGAGAGCCGTGATTATAGCCGAGGAAGATAAAGACCTTTTGAACAGCGATATGGTGTATAAACTGGCGACACCTTGTCAAGTGGACGATGTTTCTTGGATAAAACCGGGCAAACTGGCATGGGATTATTGGTGCGCATGGAACATATATGGCGTAGATTTTAGAGCGGGAGTAAACACTGAAACTTATAAATATTTTATTGACTTCGCTTCTGAAAATAAAATAGAATATGTGTTATTAGATGAAGGGTGGGCAATGAGTACCGATATTATGACTCCCGTAGAGGATATCGATCTTCCCGAAATCATTGAATATGCGAAGCGGAAAAATGTCTCTATTTTGTTGTGGGCAGGGTGGTTGCCTTTGGACCAAAAGATGGACGAAGTGTTGAAACACTATTCCGACCTTGGAGTGAAAGGTTTCAAGGTGGATTTCATGGATAGGGACGACCAACGTGTAGTGAATTTTTGCACACGGTTGGCGAAGAAAGCAGCTGAATATCATTTGCTTATTGATTTGCATGGGTGTTATAAGCCTACGGGATTACAGAGGACTTACCCGAATGTTATCAATTTTGAGGGCGTTTATGGTCTGGAATATTTGAAAGGGGATTATCCTGATATGCCTCGAAATGATGTGACCATACCTTATTTGAGGATGCTGGCTGGGCCGGTCGATTATACGCCGGGGGCGATGGTCAATGCTAACAGGGAAAGCTATAAAGGCATTTGGGGAACACCTATGAGTCAAGGTACACGTGCGCATCAAGTTGCTTTGTATGTAGTGTTTGAAGCTCCGTTGGTTATGATGGCCGATAGCCCTAACAATTATAGAAAAGAACAGGAGACAACCGATTATATAGCACAACTTCCTACGGTATTTGATGAAACCGTTTCCCTTGCAGGGAAAGTCGGTGAATATGCGGCGGTTGCGAGAAGGAAAGGCGATAAGTGGTATGTTGGAGCTATCACGAATTGGGATAAACGGGAAATATCTTTGGATTTCTCTTTTTTAAGCCAGGGATTGTGGAAAGCTGAAATTTTCAAGGACGGGATAAATGCCGACAGGAACGGGAACGATTACAAAATAGAGGAACAAAATATCGTGTCTGGGAAAAAATTGAAAGTAACGATGGCTCCGGGTGGAGGTTGGTCTGCCATAATTTCCCGAATCAATTGAATGATTTTAATTATTTAATATTAATCCTTAAAAATAAGATTTATCATGAAAAAGGTAAAATTACTGATTTCGTCATTGAGTCTTGTTGCAATGAATGTATTTGCGACAGACGTGTATGTTACGGTTTCCGGAGCAGGAAATGGTAGTGGTAGTGATTGGGCTAATGCAAAAAACGACTTGGGAGAAGTTCTCTATAATGCTTCTGCCGGGACGACGGTTCATGTCGGAGCCGGAGTTTATAAACCGACAGTAGATTACAAGGGTAATTCTACCGCACCCAATATAGAGAAGCGGTTTAAGTTGTCAGGCGGTGTTACGGTTTTAGGTGGTTATCCATCTACCGGTGGAGCGGAACGGAATGTACAAGAAAATGAGACTATATTAGATGGTGCTATTAATGATACCGATACGGTCTATACGATTGCTTATGGTTTATTGGGTGAGCAGGATATCGTAGTTGATGGCTTTATTTTCCGTCACGCTACGGGGCGGATGTCGGGACCTGATAACGATTATATGGGCGATTTTTCTGGCGGTGCCGGGGCGATAGTTGTTTTGGGTGGTACTCCGATTCCCGATGCAACTTCTCCTGCTGGAAGTGGATTAACACTTATAAATTGTGTATTTGATGGATTCAAAGCAAAATGGGGTGGTGCTATTAAGTTGCAGAAACCCGATCAGTCAGCAAATCCCAAATTAACTTTGACTAGTTGCTCGTTCTTTAATAATATAAGTGGCCAGAACGGGGGAGGAGTCCTCACCTATAATTGGGACGTAGATGTAGAAAACAGTACTTTCGAGGGAAATTTTGGAGGTAGTGGAGGTGCGATAGCATGTTTTGGAAGTATGATAGTCAATGCAACAGAAAGTACATTTAAAGGAAATTCATGTAGTAGTAATGGGGCTGGTATATTATGTTATGCAGAAGAACAAGATGCCGGAAGTGAAATGACTGTTAGGAATTGTGATTTTATAGAGAACGATGGTTGGGACGGAGTCGGCGTTTATTCGAATAAATCATCGAACTGTGTAGTAGAAGGTTGTACATTCGATAAAAATACAGGAGGTGGAGCTGGAGCCGTTCGTTTAGATGGTACGTTTACAATTACCGACTGTGTTTTTAACGGCAATGAAATTAACGCTCATCCCGGAGGTTGGTTCGATGGAAGCGTAGGGGCTATAAGTAATTGTATATATACGAATAATAAAAGTGCAGCCGGGCAGAATGGAGTTATTTTTAAAGTTCAAATGGGTGAAGAAATAAATGTAACCAATTGCTATGCTACGGGAAATTCTGGAAAATCTATCGCCGGTATAGGTTGGGGATCGAGCGGTTTAATGAAAAATGTTTCCATTGTAAATAATACAGGCACAGCGATTGCTTTTCAGGGAGCAGCTTATACGTGTCAAAATATGACGATTAGTGGTAATTCCTCTCCGACGAATGGCGGTATTATTGATGGTAGTTGGGAAGGGGCTTCATCTATCAGTATCTATGACTGTACGATTGTAGGTAATTCTTCGGCTGATGGACAGAATGCCATGTATATATCGGGAGGAACTGCGACAATAGATTTTGATAATTGTATTTACGTGGAAAATGGAGATAAAGATGCTGATTATGGTACTGTTTTTGGTTCTTTTGTGCGTAACTATTGTATTTGGGACGATACTCGATATGGTGAAGGCCGGTTCTATCCGTTGGATAGTCCATTCACAGTTGGTACTTATTTAGCTCCTATTGCAGAAGTGGATGGGCAGTATGTTCATTTATTAACGGGTGAAAATAATCCTGCCGTAGGAAACGGATCTCCGAATTCTTCCAATACAGAAGACCAAACAGGAAGAATGCGCCCAGCATCCCCATCAATAGGAGCTGTTGAATATAGAGACGGGTCGGGTATCGATGCTGTGGAACAAACTCAGTTGAATGTGTATCCATCGGTGACTACTGGACAGTTGGTCGTAACGAATCCTTTTGCCGGAACAAGTACGCTTTGTGTTTATTCTATTGATGGATCATTGGTAAAAAGGATAAATTTAGGTATCGGAGATAATTTGTTGAACTTCTCTGATTTGGGAAATGGAACTTATCTTGTATCACTTCATAATGGGGCGACTGTGGTAACATCGCGTATAGTTAAGAGATAAGTTCGTTTTTGTAACCTGTGTCATTGAGTGAAAGTGTCTCTGTGACACAGGTTTTGTATTTTATGTAATTGTTTAATTATGAATAAATTGAAATTTATTGTAGTCGGCTTTTTTGTCGGGCTTTCGTTGTTTTTATCACAAGTTAATTCGGCTGGGCTAACATACAATTATCCGTTATATCCTTATTCGAAAGATTTGTCTCAGACATTGACTTTTAAAGTCATGTTACGTTGTGCTCTTCCTGATCAAATATCCAATTTGGATATGTCTTTGGTTGCTAATTATTTAAGGCAAATAGATTGTATTACAAGAGGAATTCCCAAGATCGTCGTGTTAGGAGGTTTCCAGCAGAATGGACATGATCATACTTATCCGTGGTGGGCTCCGGTAGATGATAGTTTTACAGCTCCGGGTCGTAGGAAAGGGAAAGAAGCTTTGATATGGTTGATGGAAGAGGCTAAAAAATATAATACGACTTGTACTTTCCATGTGAACCCGTTTGATGCATATATGGATTCAGAAAAATGGAATTTTTATGAAGAAAATGACTTGTTGTGCAGAAATACAGACGGTTCTTTGGTAAAGGGTGATATTTGGTGGGATCGCCAAAGCTATTTTGTCAATATGGTAAATGAATGGAATGCTGGGGTGACAAAGAAACGTATAGATGCATTTTTAAATGAATTACCTTTGGTTAAAGAAACCGGAGTTTTATATTTCGATAATTTGACTCAATATCCGGCCAGTCCTAAACATCGGGTGACTCGTGCCGACCAGATAACTGCAATAAAAAAAGCTGCTGAATATTTAAAGGAACAGTATAATATACAGTTGATAGGAGAGTACGCAGATGTGAATTTGTATGGGTTTGATTGTTTAGGTGTAACGTGGGATTGGAATGCCTCTTTAAATATCGATCAGATGGAGGTTCCAGCATATGTAGCTTGTGGAGGACGTAATATATGTCACGATGATTTATTAGGTGCTACTAATGATATCAGTAAACGGAGATTACAAGTTTTTGGTTCGAGTATCCAGTTAGAGGATATTCAATTTCAACAAGATGTTTCGAAAGTGGTAAGGGAGTTTACACATCATACTTTGCCCTATTTTTATATGAATCGTTTATTGAGACAAAATTTAAGCACAAATGGATATGAAATGACTCTTTCTCTCTCGGATAGTGTGGATAGCAGATGGGAAGGTGATAATGTTCATAGACTATATCGGGATAGAAAACTCATGAAAGAAAATTATGATGTGTTTATTCCGGTATATTGGGTAAATCATCTTGAAATTATGGCGTATTCATATCAAGGAAGACGGGGTAAGTGGAGTTTGCCGAGAGAATGGAAAGGTATAGAGTCTGTTGATATATATGAGTTTAATTCTTCTTATTATGACCTTGAATTAAAAGATTCGAATATTGCAATTACAGATAATCAAATCGATTTGAATCTTGAAGCTGGAGTGGCCCAAATATTGGTCCCTGCTGGAACCGATGTTCATGACGGAACGATTTATGATAATCCGGCTTCTGGAGAGATCGATTTTTTAGGGGAAGATTATGAGACACAGGGGGATTGGAAAGACAAGTATGGCAGCCTTGGTTATGATGTATTCGGAGCGTCGAAAGTGTTGTCAGATGGTATTCAATTGGGATATATAGGTGATAATCTCGATGTGTATAATACAAATAGTTCTCGTCGGATAGCATTACAGACTCCTGAGGAAGATGGGAAAAGAATAGAGGCGGTACGGACATCGAAGTTACATCAGATAATCGATGTGCAAACGGCTGAAAAAAGAATGCTTTCGTTGTATATTGCCGATTATAAAGACAGAAATTGCCAAATGGTAGTTGA harbors:
- a CDS encoding endo-alpha-N-acetylgalactosaminidase family protein, coding for MNKLKFIVVGFFVGLSLFLSQVNSAGLTYNYPLYPYSKDLSQTLTFKVMLRCALPDQISNLDMSLVANYLRQIDCITRGIPKIVVLGGFQQNGHDHTYPWWAPVDDSFTAPGRRKGKEALIWLMEEAKKYNTTCTFHVNPFDAYMDSEKWNFYEENDLLCRNTDGSLVKGDIWWDRQSYFVNMVNEWNAGVTKKRIDAFLNELPLVKETGVLYFDNLTQYPASPKHRVTRADQITAIKKAAEYLKEQYNIQLIGEYADVNLYGFDCLGVTWDWNASLNIDQMEVPAYVACGGRNICHDDLLGATNDISKRRLQVFGSSIQLEDIQFQQDVSKVVREFTHHTLPYFYMNRLLRQNLSTNGYEMTLSLSDSVDSRWEGDNVHRLYRDRKLMKENYDVFIPVYWVNHLEIMAYSYQGRRGKWSLPREWKGIESVDIYEFNSSYYDLELKDSNIAITDNQIDLNLEAGVAQILVPAGTDVHDGTIYDNPASGEIDFLGEDYETQGDWKDKYGSLGYDVFGASKVLSDGIQLGYIGDNLDVYNTNSSRRIALQTPEEDGKRIEAVRTSKLHQIIDVQTAEKRMLSLYIADYKDRNCQMVVDVIDAVTKRILHSKLINSFQSGIYLRYNVKGHLQFRFTRFFYDGYGNPDYPVCSAVFIDEEGVSGKENIRWKEDNLRCYPSVFRDDLTIEADVFTSPKVHIQIHSIAGNLLYDKVFDVSDNRVRVCLDKGELGSQNGVCIVSLVTDRSVLRKKVVCR
- a CDS encoding right-handed parallel beta-helix repeat-containing protein, whose protein sequence is MKKVKLLISSLSLVAMNVFATDVYVTVSGAGNGSGSDWANAKNDLGEVLYNASAGTTVHVGAGVYKPTVDYKGNSTAPNIEKRFKLSGGVTVLGGYPSTGGAERNVQENETILDGAINDTDTVYTIAYGLLGEQDIVVDGFIFRHATGRMSGPDNDYMGDFSGGAGAIVVLGGTPIPDATSPAGSGLTLINCVFDGFKAKWGGAIKLQKPDQSANPKLTLTSCSFFNNISGQNGGGVLTYNWDVDVENSTFEGNFGGSGGAIACFGSMIVNATESTFKGNSCSSNGAGILCYAEEQDAGSEMTVRNCDFIENDGWDGVGVYSNKSSNCVVEGCTFDKNTGGGAGAVRLDGTFTITDCVFNGNEINAHPGGWFDGSVGAISNCIYTNNKSAAGQNGVIFKVQMGEEINVTNCYATGNSGKSIAGIGWGSSGLMKNVSIVNNTGTAIAFQGAAYTCQNMTISGNSSPTNGGIIDGSWEGASSISIYDCTIVGNSSADGQNAMYISGGTATIDFDNCIYVENGDKDADYGTVFGSFVRNYCIWDDTRYGEGRFYPLDSPFTVGTYLAPIAEVDGQYVHLLTGENNPAVGNGSPNSSNTEDQTGRMRPASPSIGAVEYRDGSGIDAVEQTQLNVYPSVTTGQLVVTNPFAGTSTLCVYSIDGSLVKRINLGIGDNLLNFSDLGNGTYLVSLHNGATVVTSRIVKR
- a CDS encoding GH92 family glycosyl hydrolase, yielding MNKYFNIAIVTALSVAITSFKGNAMSDLSQYVDPFIGVDGGGNVFPGPCVPFGMVKVGPDCGGKDWNAGWDRDGNIHGFSNVHVSGTGGGCKYGNVLFAPITGNLDMQDYSSPRNNEHVALGLYEVDLKRYGTSARLTALQRSAMHEYTFPASDDSKIIIDLGSFLSSHERQYLVGSEVRIISDKEIEGYTRVRGGWNIGEPYTVYFYAVFDTPSDDCGTWKSHRVEPGKREQYDTSEPTGAYFSYRTSDKQKVTVKVGISYLSTGKARMNLSEMNSWNFDEVRAACVSRWNEILNKIEVKGSDEQKKIFYTALYHSYLQPVDKTGENSKWISDEPYYDDYYCIWDTFRATHPLFTLLTPSKQVDMLRSLLDIYRYEGYAPDARSGDDNGRVQGGSNVDILFTDAYVKGLKGIDYELALEAMIKNAEVSPGDDERKEGRGGISDYNEKGFVSTKFERAGTRTMEYANCDYAIATLARGLKEKEIAQKYMERSRNWQNLWNPDVESLGFKGFVWPRYSDGSWWSENDYSVFQGGTWPDFVYETFSWELSFYVPHDVNALIEKCGGKEQFTRRLDTYFSHEKWDQRWYMGLFQISNEPGFLTPTLYNYVGRPDKTAEVVRKTLKERYNTTKEGIPGNDDSGSMSSWYVFHALGFYPNTGQDLYLISSPTFEEAVIHLENGRDLSIKAKKASDKNIYVQSVKLNGEPLDACSFKHTDIANGGTLEFVMGSKPSKWGTVGVENQL
- a CDS encoding RagB/SusD family nutrient uptake outer membrane protein → MKRYIYYFMIIGLLPVFSCTDGLDLYPNDKVTVDNYWNTAEDALRAVNATYSNTFPQSDTYGCDLLFLDAASDNTYPQHSNQFGNFQQIALNAFEANHAALQELWNRRYVTIRRCADFLVNIGNVNMDPILKNRYTAEVLFQRAYAYYYLIAQFGDVPWVDHPLTIQEASSIRRTDKYAIAKQIISDLDYATANLPSSYTNEEDDGRVTRWAAFALKSRICMFMAGDYRKSSPDQKWYWEQARDATDSVITKSGKSLYTPNNQLTGESYRKLFYDDAASVGSGEIIYDSQFTSAERALYGCTVKIACISDGGWNSWVPTQSMVDAYEVKVSNSEAYPIDDPRSNYNLDDPYVNRDPRLAASIYYTGTGGTTLAGSEYNSQPGSTSGDKMDQHNGSPTGYGWKKYVDPSLIGVWDTGHDFPLIRLAEVYLDAAEARNELANSPSEDAKIRNYSGMTRWRVGMPDFPNNLTKDEMRERIRNERRVELAFEGARFFDIRRWGIAENVLNAEDGWIIGMKLDNAGGYQVVESGKWKGHVKVRQRTLFTSDQYVWPIPSREIELNPNLEAEPLMEIE
- a CDS encoding glycoside hydrolase family 97 protein → MKKVLSIGLAMLAFFPMCVGAKELFVDSPNGKISVTVSIDSVIAWSACFADTEIIAPSEISMTFRNGEAIGRNPRLKKFSVEKVDEIIDAVIYKKREVIDRYNELKMQFRNYNLYFRAYDDGVAYRWETNFKSKEPVAVQSEKAEFCFAGEDHDVTVGYVRANEKDVYSQSFENEYRTINLKGMSDFWPAFAPILVGMPNGIKVAITDADLIDYPGMFLKKTGDTRLTGDFAPFVKKEVQGGHNNLQALVEERADYLAETTGKRFYPWRAVIIAEEDKDLLNSDMVYKLATPCQVDDVSWIKPGKLAWDYWCAWNIYGVDFRAGVNTETYKYFIDFASENKIEYVLLDEGWAMSTDIMTPVEDIDLPEIIEYAKRKNVSILLWAGWLPLDQKMDEVLKHYSDLGVKGFKVDFMDRDDQRVVNFCTRLAKKAAEYHLLIDLHGCYKPTGLQRTYPNVINFEGVYGLEYLKGDYPDMPRNDVTIPYLRMLAGPVDYTPGAMVNANRESYKGIWGTPMSQGTRAHQVALYVVFEAPLVMMADSPNNYRKEQETTDYIAQLPTVFDETVSLAGKVGEYAAVARRKGDKWYVGAITNWDKREISLDFSFLSQGLWKAEIFKDGINADRNGNDYKIEEQNIVSGKKLKVTMAPGGGWSAIISRIN